From Phenylobacterium montanum, the proteins below share one genomic window:
- a CDS encoding DUF1476 domain-containing protein, producing the protein MTTFDDREKGFEGKFAHDQDLEFKAVARRNRLLGLWAGQLMDLEDPALENYATAVIKYEVAHPGEDAILRKVAQDLAGAGLKVTEDQVRGKMDELLAIARGEVQSGE; encoded by the coding sequence ATGACGACCTTTGACGATCGAGAAAAAGGGTTCGAGGGCAAGTTCGCCCACGACCAGGATCTTGAGTTCAAGGCCGTCGCGCGCCGCAACCGCCTCTTGGGCCTGTGGGCCGGCCAGCTGATGGATCTGGAAGACCCCGCGCTGGAGAACTATGCGACGGCGGTGATCAAGTACGAGGTCGCTCATCCGGGCGAGGACGCCATTCTGCGCAAGGTCGCCCAGGACCTGGCCGGCGCCGGCCTGAAGGTCACCGAGGACCAGGTGCGCGGCAAGATGGACGAGCTTTTGGCCATCGCCCGCGGCGAGGTGCAGTCCGGAGAGTGA
- a CDS encoding ion channel, protein MADDDRVRRQEFPSPWAASIQSIARDGAKGVVVVGRDRLGLNDLYHRVLTMSLGGLIGLLAVVYLLANVLFAGLYMLVPGSIAGARPGAFSDAFFFSVQTLGTVGYGAMTPHGLWANCLATAETFFNLVIVALSTGLIFTRVSRPTARVMFSKVAVVSDYEGTPTLMFRAANQRGNQILEAEVTLSLARQVTTAEGHAMRRFEDLAVTRSRSPLFVLSWLIMHRIDETSPLYGLGREDLEGIGGEILVAISGLDDTFAQRIHARHAYLPHEIHWQRRFADILSVAPDGRRLIDYRLFHEVEED, encoded by the coding sequence ATGGCTGACGACGACCGCGTGCGGCGACAGGAGTTTCCCTCCCCCTGGGCGGCCTCGATCCAGTCGATCGCCAGGGACGGCGCCAAGGGGGTGGTTGTGGTCGGCCGCGACCGGCTGGGGCTGAATGACCTCTATCACCGGGTGCTGACCATGTCGCTCGGCGGGCTGATCGGCCTCTTGGCCGTGGTCTACCTGCTGGCCAACGTGCTCTTCGCCGGCCTCTACATGCTGGTCCCGGGTTCGATCGCCGGGGCGAGGCCGGGCGCCTTTTCCGACGCCTTCTTCTTCAGCGTCCAGACCCTGGGCACGGTCGGCTATGGGGCGATGACGCCGCATGGCCTGTGGGCCAACTGCCTGGCGACGGCCGAGACCTTCTTCAACCTCGTCATCGTCGCCCTCTCGACCGGCCTGATCTTCACCCGCGTCTCGCGCCCGACCGCCCGGGTGATGTTCAGCAAGGTCGCAGTGGTCAGCGACTACGAGGGTACGCCCACCCTGATGTTCCGCGCCGCCAATCAGCGCGGCAACCAGATCCTCGAGGCGGAGGTGACCCTGAGCCTGGCCCGGCAGGTCACCACCGCCGAGGGCCACGCCATGCGCCGGTTCGAGGACCTGGCGGTGACCCGTTCGCGCTCGCCGCTGTTCGTGCTGAGCTGGCTGATCATGCACCGGATCGACGAGACCAGCCCGCTCTACGGCCTCGGCCGGGAAGACCTGGAGGGGATCGGCGGCGAGATCCTGGTGGCGATCAGCGGCCTGGACGACACCTTCGCCCAGCGCATCCACGCCCGTCACGCCTACCTGCCGCACGAAATCCACTGGCAGCGGCGTTTCGCCGACATTCTGTCGGTCGCGCCCGATGGCCGGCGCCTGATCGACTACCGGCTGTTCCACGAAGTTGAAGAGGACTGA
- the purQ gene encoding phosphoribosylformylglycinamidine synthase subunit PurQ: MKAAVVVFPGSNCDRDCKTAIERSTGATVDMVWHAETALPKGLDLIVLPGGFSYGDYLRCGAMAAQSPVMREVAAAADRGVAVVGICNGFQVLCETQILPGALLRNAGLKYVCKFVDLDIVNGQTRFTAGYGGRREATMTVGNGEGNYFADEATLDRLEGDGQVVFRYRQNPNGSARAIAGIVNAKGNVLGVMPHPDRAFEPELGSADGAILFQSALASA; encoded by the coding sequence ATGAAAGCCGCGGTCGTCGTCTTCCCCGGCTCCAACTGCGACCGGGACTGCAAGACAGCCATCGAGCGCTCGACGGGCGCCACGGTCGACATGGTCTGGCACGCGGAGACCGCGCTGCCCAAGGGCCTGGACCTGATCGTGCTGCCGGGCGGCTTCTCCTATGGCGACTACCTGCGCTGCGGGGCCATGGCCGCCCAGTCGCCGGTGATGCGGGAGGTGGCCGCCGCCGCCGACCGGGGCGTGGCGGTGGTCGGCATCTGCAACGGCTTCCAGGTGCTGTGCGAGACCCAGATCCTGCCGGGGGCCCTGCTGCGCAACGCGGGCCTGAAATATGTCTGCAAGTTCGTCGACCTCGACATCGTCAACGGCCAGACCCGCTTCACCGCCGGCTATGGCGGGCGGCGCGAGGCGACCATGACGGTGGGCAACGGCGAGGGCAACTACTTCGCCGACGAGGCCACCCTGGATCGGCTGGAGGGCGACGGCCAGGTGGTGTTCCGCTATCGCCAGAACCCCAACGGCTCGGCCAGGGCCATCGCCGGCATCGTCAACGCCAAGGGTAATGTGCTGGGGGTGATGCCGCACCCGGACCGGGCGTTCGAGCCGGAGCTTGGGTCAGCGGACGGGGCGATCCTGTTCCAGAGTGCGCTGGCGTCGGCGTAG
- a CDS encoding WD40/YVTN/BNR-like repeat-containing protein yields MASATQLLIGTRKGAWIFKSDADRRSWSIDGPHFLGSVINHLVLDPRDGRTLLMAAKTGHLGPTIFRSTDGGKTWAEAVRPPAFPKAADPASGRAVDHSFWLEPGHASEPGVWWAGTSPPGLFVSEDGGATWDSVSGFNDHPMYDKWVPEGAGTPDGALLNQIVIDPRDAAHMYIATSTGGVFESRDRARTWGPLNRGVEANFMPDPYPEYGQDAHYIALSPPKLDRIWQQNHCGIYRLDRPGETWERIGKAMPSEVGDIGFTIIPHPRDPDTAWVFPMDGTDVWPRTSPGGAPAVYRTRDAGASWERQDSGFPREQAWFTVKRQAFCADGHDPLGLYLGATNGEVWMSDDEGGGWRRVAAHLPEIYSVVAAPA; encoded by the coding sequence ATGGCGAGCGCGACCCAGCTATTGATCGGCACCCGCAAGGGCGCGTGGATCTTCAAAAGCGACGCCGACCGGCGAAGCTGGTCCATCGACGGGCCGCATTTCCTGGGCAGCGTCATCAACCACCTGGTGCTGGACCCGCGCGACGGCCGCACCCTGCTCATGGCCGCCAAGACCGGGCATCTCGGCCCGACCATCTTCCGCTCGACCGACGGCGGGAAGACCTGGGCCGAGGCGGTCCGGCCGCCGGCGTTCCCAAAGGCGGCCGACCCCGCAAGTGGCCGCGCCGTCGATCACAGCTTCTGGCTCGAGCCGGGCCACGCAAGCGAGCCTGGGGTCTGGTGGGCGGGAACCTCGCCGCCCGGGCTGTTCGTCAGCGAGGACGGCGGCGCCACCTGGGACAGCGTTAGCGGCTTCAATGATCATCCCATGTACGACAAGTGGGTTCCCGAGGGCGCGGGCACGCCGGACGGGGCGCTGCTGAACCAGATCGTGATCGACCCGCGCGATGCAGCGCACATGTACATCGCCACCTCCACCGGCGGGGTGTTCGAGAGCCGCGACCGCGCCAGGACCTGGGGGCCGCTGAACCGGGGCGTGGAGGCCAATTTCATGCCCGACCCCTATCCGGAATACGGCCAGGACGCGCACTACATCGCCCTCTCGCCGCCCAAGCTGGATCGGATCTGGCAGCAGAACCACTGCGGCATCTATCGCCTGGACCGGCCCGGCGAGACCTGGGAGCGGATCGGCAAGGCCATGCCGAGCGAGGTCGGCGACATCGGCTTCACCATCATCCCCCACCCCCGCGATCCCGACACGGCCTGGGTGTTTCCGATGGACGGCACCGACGTCTGGCCGCGCACCAGCCCCGGCGGCGCGCCGGCCGTCTATCGCACCCGCGACGCCGGCGCCTCCTGGGAACGGCAGGACAGCGGCTTCCCGCGGGAACAGGCCTGGTTCACGGTCAAGCGCCAGGCTTTCTGCGCCGACGGCCATGACCCCCTGGGCCTCTATCTGGGCGCCACCAACGGCGAGGTCTGGATGAGCGACGACGAGGGCGGCGGGTGGCGTCGTGTCGCCGCCCACCTGCCCGAAATCTATTCGGTGGTGGCGGCGCCCGCATGA
- a CDS encoding MoaD/ThiS family protein → MIPSQLQSYCGGASRVEAEGVTIGAVFDDLDRRFPGLKFRVIDEQDRVRRHMRVFVGGEAACDMAAAIADGAELMIFGALSGG, encoded by the coding sequence ATGATCCCTTCGCAATTGCAGTCCTATTGCGGCGGCGCCAGCCGGGTCGAGGCGGAGGGCGTCACCATCGGCGCCGTGTTCGACGACCTCGACCGGCGTTTCCCCGGGTTGAAGTTCCGGGTGATCGACGAGCAGGACCGGGTGCGCCGGCACATGCGGGTGTTCGTCGGCGGCGAGGCGGCGTGCGACATGGCGGCCGCCATAGCCGACGGCGCGGAATTGATGATCTTTGGGGCGCTCAGCGGGGGGTGA
- the purB gene encoding adenylosuccinate lyase, with protein MIPRYARPEAADIWSPQTKFRIMFEIEAHAADAMADLGVIPKLAAETIWAKGRDAVFDVDRIDEIEREVKHDVIAFLTHVTEIVGPEARFLHQGMTSSDVNDTTLAVQLARATDLLMDDVDLVLAALKRRAFEHKLTPTVGRSHGIHAEPTTFGLKLAGHYAEFVRAKERLAMARFEIATCAISGAVGTFANVDPRVEQHVAEKMGLAVEPVSTQVIPRDRHAAYFAALAVVASSIERLATEIRHLQRTEVLEAEEPFDPGQKGSSAMPHKRNPILTENLTGLARLVRSAVVPALENVALWHERDISHSSVERGIAPDATVHLDFALRRLASVVERLVIYPENMLKNLDRLSGLVHSQRVLLALTQKGVSREAAYAAVQGAAMKVWRGEAAFLDLLKADPVVRPHLTDADLAELFDLGYHFKHVDTVFARVFGEG; from the coding sequence ATGATCCCCCGTTACGCCCGGCCCGAGGCCGCCGACATCTGGTCGCCGCAGACCAAGTTCCGCATCATGTTCGAGATCGAGGCCCACGCCGCCGACGCGATGGCCGATCTGGGCGTGATCCCCAAGCTCGCCGCCGAGACCATCTGGGCCAAGGGGCGCGACGCGGTTTTCGACGTCGACCGCATCGACGAGATCGAGCGCGAGGTGAAGCACGACGTCATCGCCTTCTTGACCCACGTGACCGAGATCGTGGGTCCCGAGGCGCGGTTCCTGCACCAGGGCATGACCTCGTCGGACGTCAACGACACCACGCTGGCCGTGCAGTTGGCCCGGGCCACCGACCTTCTGATGGACGATGTCGACCTGGTGCTGGCGGCTCTGAAGCGCCGCGCGTTCGAGCACAAGCTGACCCCGACCGTCGGCCGCAGCCACGGCATCCACGCCGAGCCGACCACCTTCGGGCTGAAGCTCGCCGGGCACTACGCCGAGTTCGTGCGCGCCAAGGAACGCCTGGCCATGGCCCGGTTCGAGATCGCCACCTGCGCCATCTCGGGCGCGGTGGGCACCTTCGCCAATGTCGATCCGCGCGTGGAACAGCACGTTGCGGAGAAGATGGGCCTGGCGGTCGAGCCGGTCTCGACCCAGGTGATCCCGCGCGACCGCCACGCCGCCTATTTCGCCGCCCTGGCCGTGGTCGCCTCGTCGATCGAGCGTCTGGCGACCGAAATCCGCCACCTGCAGCGCACCGAGGTCCTGGAAGCGGAAGAGCCGTTCGATCCGGGGCAAAAGGGCTCGTCGGCCATGCCGCACAAGCGCAATCCGATCCTGACCGAGAACCTGACGGGCCTCGCCCGCCTGGTCCGCTCGGCGGTGGTCCCGGCCCTGGAGAATGTCGCCCTCTGGCACGAGCGCGACATCAGCCATTCGTCGGTCGAGCGCGGCATCGCCCCGGACGCCACCGTCCATCTCGACTTCGCCCTGCGCCGCCTCGCCAGCGTGGTCGAGCGGCTGGTGATCTATCCGGAGAACATGCTGAAGAACCTGGATCGCCTGAGCGGCCTGGTGCATTCCCAGCGCGTCCTCTTGGCCCTGACCCAGAAGGGCGTCAGCCGCGAGGCGGCCTATGCGGCGGTGCAGGGCGCGGCCATGAAGGTCTGGCGCGGCGAGGCGGCGTTCCTCGACCTCCTCAAGGCCGATCCGGTCGTGCGCCCGCACCTGACCGACGCCGACCTGGCCGAGCTGTTCGACCTCGGCTACCACTTCAAGCACGTCGACACCGTCTTCGCCCGGGTGTTCGGCGAGGGCTGA
- the purC gene encoding phosphoribosylaminoimidazolesuccinocarboxamide synthase produces the protein MTRRKKIYEGKAKILYEGPEPGTLIQYFKDDTTAFNGQKRAALEGKGVLNNRISEYVMTRLNTIGVQNHFIKRLNLREQLIKEVEIIPLQVICRNIAAGSLSQRFGLPEGQALPRSIIEFCLKDDKLGDPMVAEEHITAFNWASPQEIDDIMATTLRVNDFLCGLFSGVGITLVDFKLEFGRVWENDYARIILADEISPDSCRLWDTATNEKLDRDRFRRDLGNVIESYTEVARRLGIMSEMPTVIQGGKGA, from the coding sequence ATGACCCGCCGCAAGAAGATCTACGAAGGTAAGGCCAAGATCCTCTACGAAGGGCCCGAACCCGGCACGCTGATCCAGTACTTCAAGGACGACACCACCGCCTTCAACGGCCAGAAGCGCGCCGCCCTGGAGGGCAAGGGCGTGCTGAACAACCGCATCAGCGAATACGTGATGACGCGGCTGAACACCATCGGGGTGCAGAACCACTTCATCAAGCGGCTGAACCTGCGCGAGCAGCTGATCAAGGAGGTGGAGATCATCCCCCTGCAGGTGATCTGCCGCAACATCGCCGCCGGCTCGCTGTCGCAGCGCTTCGGCCTGCCCGAGGGCCAGGCCCTGCCACGCTCGATCATCGAGTTCTGCCTCAAGGACGACAAGCTGGGCGATCCCATGGTCGCCGAGGAGCACATCACCGCGTTCAACTGGGCCTCGCCCCAGGAGATCGACGACATCATGGCCACCACCTTGCGGGTCAACGACTTCCTCTGCGGCCTGTTCAGCGGCGTCGGCATCACCCTGGTGGACTTCAAGCTCGAGTTCGGCCGGGTGTGGGAGAACGACTACGCCCGCATCATCCTGGCCGACGAGATCAGCCCCGACAGTTGCCGCCTGTGGGACACGGCGACCAACGAGAAGCTGGACAGGGACCGTTTTCGCCGCGACCTCGGCAATGTCATCGAGAGCTACACCGAGGTGGCGCGGCGTCTGGGCATCATGAGCGAGATGCCGACCGTCATCCAAGGAGGCAAGGGCGCGTGA
- the purS gene encoding phosphoribosylformylglycinamidine synthase subunit PurS: MKAKVEVFLKPGVLDVQGKAIEGALHGLGFGDVAGVRVGKTIEFDLKATDAEAARAEVKQMCERLLANTVIEGYRVEVGA, from the coding sequence GTGAAGGCCAAGGTCGAAGTATTCCTGAAACCCGGAGTCCTGGACGTCCAGGGCAAGGCTATCGAAGGCGCCCTGCACGGGCTCGGCTTCGGCGACGTGGCCGGGGTGCGCGTCGGCAAGACCATCGAGTTCGACTTGAAGGCCACGGACGCCGAGGCGGCCAGGGCCGAGGTCAAGCAGATGTGCGAGCGCCTGCTGGCCAACACCGTGATCGAGGGGTACCGGGTCGAGGTGGGCGCCTGA